In Ptychodera flava strain L36383 chromosome 6, AS_Pfla_20210202, whole genome shotgun sequence, the sequence taccgCTAATTAGCTTGAAACTGACGggtaaatttaaaaacaatacaTGCACATGTGGTATATTTTCTGTCATCATTGGACATTTTATGTCGGGTTCGTTTCTTTATTTTTCGCTTGCGTTTTTCCGATCGCTAAAAGAAAAAAGTTAGAACAGCTAATTTTGAGGTACGTTTTACTTGATTGGTGACACTCACCCGAGTTTTTCAAAGTTGTTCATCGTGTAGTCCCAAGCAAGTGAATACCCGACGGCAGACTTACCACGGATATTGCTAATAACGGTTGAGGTTGCAAAGTTTTCGTCTTCTAAATATCTGAGGCGGAGAATATTAACTATTACTCCTCAAGCTATTTAGAACCGTAACGCATAGGTATGTATAGAGAGATGCAACTGGGCATGTGATGAAAAGTTCCTAGATATACAGGAAAATTACACTCACGGGTATAATGTTCCACAAGATTTTTTTCAGGAGGTATACTTTCACAACACCTAATCTCTTTTGAAAAGCAGAATAAAGAAGAGCATTTTGAATTTGGGCCGGCTGACCTTTGAAGCAGCCAGGATTTGTCAGTGCAGCCCATGGCGGACTGAAGCCTGTCCGTTTCTGTTGTCCCAAAAGTGTCATTGGTGACCTGAGCATGCGCAAACTCCCATTCATCTAGACCACCATGCCTGATGGCAGTGCAGTAAACTGTTGATCTCACTTCATCTCGTatgctgtgaaaaaaacatCGAATAAGCAATACTGTGAATTCATGAGTTGGGGTTTTATGAGAGAAAATAACCCAGACACATGCAAACAGAGATGAAGAGTTATGTAGCATGATCTCAACATTTTAAATTGTTAAATTAAATTGTTGTCATCCTGGGTCGTCATGCAGAATTTGATATACATGCTCTGCCgcttaaaaagttttttttattcttcagacCAGGAACATTTGAAGTGGGAATATTCTGATTTAATCGGCTTGGCTGATAGTacattcatatttttgaaacactggCAACTAGTGACGCTCATTGTATGTTTTGCTCACTTCAATATTGAAATCATAACTTCTTACTCGTTTACTCCGGTCGACATCCAGTGCCGGTACTGTTCCAGAGCCTGAGTCACACAGTCTTCAGTGCCATAGGTACATGCTGTCTCTATTGCACTGATGCGCTGAAAACTAAGTGAGTTGTTACAAAAGAGTGAGTGTGCATAAGTTATTAAAGAAATAATAATTCTGACgatacaacaaacaaaaacaaaaagacatGTTGTTTTTAGTTTCCCTTGTGTAATGGTGATTAACTTCTTTTAACTAGTTGCATGTTCAGAAGTTCAAATACCCAACATTACCTTGTTGTACTTATTGCACAAATAATCCTGGAGTGAACAACTTACTAATCTAGGTGACCACCGAGGGAGAAGTCCCATCCCAACGACTCGTATAAAGGTCTTACTTTCTGGCTCCAGTATACCTTCAACGGATGAAAACATAACTTTAATTTAGTAATAAGTGAAAGACAATTTACCAACAAAAGAAGCAGAGCGGATCAATACCTATGTGATGGAAGCGTGGTTGGTTAGGGAGAGAATCAATATGCCAgttttattgtaatataataaGCTGCGGAAGGTCGCCACGCTGTATGTTTATATCCTCCCCGAATTCTATCTGTTGGTGTACATCTTTTGTGTGCCAAAAGAATGAAACGGAGAAATCATGTTTTCGAATCAATCATATATGATCCCATCATTTTGTATGAAACATTACATCTAAACACCGTGAGATTTATTTTCGAAAAATGAGAATTAGAGAAAATTAAGTATtttccaatttgaatttcataaatcAGTACAATTGAtcagattttcaaatatttaataaacaaataattttaattgCAAATACACTCACTTGGTTTTCCAATATTTCCCTATAGAAATggcatttttcaaaaagttgcaGTAAATGACTGCTGTGTGATTTTAATTTTCCAAGGATGAAATCTACTGAATGTTTGGCTTGTCACTGAAAACTACCTTTTAGTTGACAGAAAAAACTGGAATAATTAAAATCCTTGAAAATTTGTCTTCaaacaaagaaattgaaatattttgtctaaAAAAAACCACAAAGTGTACGCATAcactgaaattgatattttcttttatattttatacataTCAATGTGAGACCTATTTTAAACTTCTAATCCAGTCAGAAACAAATACTTTGGCAAATTTTGTTGGGAGGGGAGAATGAGGGCAAAGAATTTGTTGCCAGATttcttttgaaaagagaaatgagGGCAAAGAATTCGTTGCTGTCATTTTTTGAAGGGGAGAAATGGACATAattcaaaaatcagtaaatctcattttacaaaaatacatctcACGGTGTTATCTAATAAATTTGTCGGCAAAAATTAGTTTGAACTAGCAGTTCCCTCATCCCTGTCATATGTACAGACCTCAAGGAGATAGAACTCCGCTGTTCTCAGCAGCATTCTGTGGGTGTAATCGAGGTTGGTAAGAACAGTTTCCCAAACCACGTTTTCAAACTCCTTATCCAGGTATTCGGTCAGTCTAAGAGCATTGATGACGTCAGTGTGAAATGGTTCAGCAGCCTTGAATGCGTCATCGATGGTTGAAGCCCTTGATTGGTCTGTGATTACCTGCCATGTAATGGGAAGCATTTTTGCAGACAATAGTTCTggtaatatattgaaaatattacaaaattgatCGGTGAGAAATGTTGACTCTGTTCTTGGcttttcaataaatatataaatatgacatttaTACAAATACTGATCGAATCTTGATTGTCGTTTGAAGTGTCCTCTTCACAAAGTATGTAGATTTTAATcgtaatattttacaaatgcgCTGGTATCATCATTCTTCAGGgaaaagttttcaacaataatataTTTTACGGACAGAGTATTCGTTCGTGAATCCGAAACTGTAACTGATTAAAAATACAAGACAACACAAAGTAGGCAAAAGCCATTTCATCTGAATGAAAACAGAGTCTTACAGTGTGATCAGTCTTGAACTGATTGGCAAGTTTCTGCCAGTTGTCATCATCGTAGTTGACTCGGTAAAATCCCCACTTATCGATGTTGAAGAGAACCCAGTCTTGGTCCTTCAATCCAGCCAGGTTAATAACAACTTATAAAAGCAAAATCAGAATGAATTAATTGCACTTTGATGATACAAAAGTAGAAAAGGTAGGCAGTGTACTAATCTTTTAATAAGTTACGAATTTATACCTTGACAATGCTCTCTAGTTTGGAGATGACAACTACTAAAGCTGGTCGACACAGGAAAAGTAGGTTTAATATCAACAGACAAGGAATTGTATCTTGGGGGTACAATAGCTGCATGTAACTGTAGTTAGAGAACACTTTCACTTTGTGTTCAAGAAAACAAAtgtatcttcttcttcttcctcttctccGTTAAAAGCATGAAATGATACAAACTTTTAACGTTGTCATCATAAGGCATCGCGCTCAATATGCAGCTTTATTGTCGACAAGTGCATTCTAGTATGgactgaatttcaaatgtttacaGTGACATTACTAACATACAGGTTGTTTTAATAAGTCGCAGATTATGCATTCCGACATGATTCTGGGAATGGAACAAGAATCTCGGGTACTGGAAAACACATCGGAACTTACAGACAAAACAGCTTTAAATTCAACCCTGGAATTAAAGccacaatagctgcgaatgtgtaataaaccaatctcaaaatatcctcaggtTTCCAAGAGTGTTCTTTGAATAAGAcacattaaagactgaaaaagtgtataacactgtcataagtgtcgaaagcggcatgtaaattcaaacgttttaacacaATTTAGACCTCCCGCCATTTACAAAAACTAATcacgtgacagagaaaataacgattacaacaacaaaatgttggccttTGTGTGTTATACATTAAAGTAAATAgaatcatgcttgtttctgggaTGATAATGATGTTAGTGTAggaaatgttgcattttttgtacttttccgggactccattttatgagtgcggcacccgtttattgtTTAACCTGTTCAAACGTGTATGCacggtccaaatcagcgagaattgatacttctatacacatTCTTCAGCTAGCATATTTACACGAATCAACGTTGGTTTGAAATTAAATCATGATAATAATGCATAAATTCGCAATTGTGGCTATGATGCCCACATCATATGAGTAAAATGAAACTTCACATTCTGTAGGCTGAGGTATGTGTGTTGTGTCGGAGCAGCCTGTAGCATTTCAATACGCTTGAGactattatttatttgaatgtaaGCGAGACTGAAAAAATGTATATCTTATCAATCACTTTGTATAGGATAGGATAGAAAGAGAAATACTACTGTGATATTTGTCATAGACAGCTCTTTGTCACGATACACTGTCATTCAATAATTCTTTCGTCAATCAATGTTACGAGGGTAGGTTCAATTTCGTCTTAACACATTTTTATACAGTTCTTACGTGGGTCTTTATACAACCAGTCTTCTTTTGGTCGCAAGAAATTTGGATACGATGAATCCGTGTACGTCAGTGGAACGTGCCATATGTATCTAGATGAAGAGATCAAAGTCTTAGTGTTATACAGGAAATCCTCGGACTTTAAATGTACGAGATATACACACAGAGAAAATAGTCAATGGTATAACAGGTCAACGTTGGTAATGGTgatgataacgatgatgatgatatcatTGTCATTAAGCGTATTTCTTGATTGAATAGCTAAACAAAAGGTTTGACAAGAGTTTATAATATTACCCGTTGTTTGGATATTGGTCCTGGTAATAGTCAATTGGATCTGTCAGGAAGTAGGTTTGTTCAACGATTACTGTGTTGGTATCAGTACGGTTGACAGTGACAATGGGGTGTCCTGCCATCAACGTGAAAGAATCCATAACCATCTTGACGTCAGTTCCTTTAAAACCTTCGTCTGCCTGGATTTGATGGGAGATGAAAATGTTGATAGTTTGTGCATCTTAATAAAGTGAAAACAAACAGTTCCTGATTTTTTAGGTGGTTTGTGCTGTATGGCACCGCACGGAAAGAGGCAAGAGGAAACAAAAATACGTCTTTGAAAGATTTAATTTGTTGGAAATATTTAAGCCTATGATATCGCAGGTAATAACAGCAAAAAACTTTGATTTCAAAGATAGAAAGGTCGCGCAAAAGATTATTTAAACCAACTAATAGTTGCACTTAACCTTATAATTTTCGTTCACTTGCAGATCGAGTCAACCCGATGTTTGACGGAAATCCCGTACAATTCTCCtcgaaatttgcaaaaaataatatttacaatCACAATAGTGGATAAATTAAAATCTCCTTTAAACATGAGATGGACATCATGAATCTGTCATTAGATCCATAGGAAAATTTCGGTAAACAGAAAACTCCTTTATGGATATTGTGATGTCTCCATCTTCATGTTTTAGATTAATAATATAAAGATTTTAGAATGTTACCCTGGTTAGAATTGCCCATAAATCGTCAGACACAGTGTTGCTGTATTGGTAAGTCTGTAGATAGTCTTTTATGCCGTTGTGGATGACCGATTCGTCAAGAAATGACCGGAAGTGACGACATATTGCAGCACCCTTAATTTGGGAAAAGAAACAATATAACTACAGTAATACTGACTCCTATTCCgtagaaaaaataataacacgcgtcaattttatcaaaacattgtaattattttataacatcgtTCTGATTTAGCGACGTTCAGCCGTGGTCGgattttttaaacaatgtaCAAGACTTGTGATGACAACCGAATTCGAAAGAGCGACTAACGCATGGACGATGTAAATGTTCAAACCTTCCTTACCTTACAGTAAGTTATATCATCAAATAAACCCGTAATTTCGCTGTTCCATCCAACTGGATGGATAAGTGGTCTCGCTGATGACGATGTTGAATCTGCAGTATAGGCGAACGCCATGTCAAAAACATGGAAGAAATCCCACTGTAATATGAATAGAAATATTTGGTATATAAGCCGACTTCTCCTGTACGTTTTGaatggaatattttaaatgtCGATTATAGGACAATTTACATGGATATACATACGTAGAAGACTTGCGTCAAAATGCGATATTTATCTTCGTCTGGAGCCACTATTGGCACGtatttgaacttattttatTCAGACTTGGTACACGgacattttattgtgattttcatTCACGTTAACTTTTATTTTGTCGCGATAATCCAATACGACCAGCGGGAAATCATCACCTTACGCTCTTTACCATTGGATAAGTACTTTGTAGTATGATGTACATATAAATGTCAATTTGTATGTCGTATTTTGAAATGATCTATGTTCTATGACATACACATGGTATTCGATTCTGTCTCAGCTTTGTACAGGGTAGATTGTGCTATGCATCTTTGCATTTCAATAAGAGAACTGTTTAAAATAATGTATGGTCTTAACTTTTCGGCAATTAGCAATTTAAATGGTTCTGCTGGGATCCACAATTGTAATAGCACACTTTAGGTTAGTGATAGCGATTCACCAAATAAAGTAACAATTAAAGCGAGCTTCAgctacattgtatttcatttccGATATAATTTGTTTCTTCGCGAGTATAACCACCGTGATTCTTTTGTTCTGTGATTCCGTCTTTAAGGTTTTTAAACCATTCAATATTTCAGCCTATAGCATTCAAGTGAGTAGCTTCTTTGCACGGGCAAAATTGCTAAATTTCAATCATGAACATTGGATATCTACACTCACGGAGATTTTAAATTGCAATCGTTGCGTCATCTCGCAGATTGCCCTCAGCTTTTTACGGAACTGATGAATACCATCATTCAAAGGGCCTGCTCCGAAATAAAATGTTGCACGCTGATTACGTAATACGTGTTCTATGGAAAATGGTCACTGAAGACGCTTTGTAATGTCGGGACTAACAAACCTGGATAAACGTGGTGCATACACGTAGGTATCCTCGTAGACTATTTACATTCCTACACGTGgttttttctttactttttctgTAAACGCCATCGAGCGTCTGCCTTTTAAGTTTATGCAATAATGTTGATTTCATTAGATCTGAGAGCAAGAGTCACATTCTAAGTCACCCCTCGATAACTTACATACTTCCAGTCTGGTTCTACATGATCGACTCCAAGATAAGTGACGAAGGTAGTTAAACCTTCATTTAGCCAGAAGTGTTCCCACCAGTCCATTGTAACCAGATTTCCGAAccactgaaaatgaaaatagcGGATGTATATTGCTGTGCAAATCATAGTTGGCTGTCCCGTCTTTAGAAACGGATAACGTATTCATGAACACCCTCTCCTTCACTCTGTCGAAGGCCAATGCATGTATgtggaaaaataaatgtttattgaTGCGGACATCACAGCACGTACAAGTACCTAATATTGTAAAGCAGTAATGtaactttttactttttttaactTTGGCCATGCATGGACTTCTCTTACCGTCCTGTCTAATAGATAAGTTCTTGCACAACAAAAAGCCTTAATACGGCTAACGTAAGAATTTTAAGACTCTGATATTAGCAATGGACATATCGTTTTTCGAGAAATACAAGTAAAGGAACTTGCTGAGGACAATAACTAACAAATAACAAATAATAAAGAATGGAAACTGATATCAGAAGTTGTATATTTAATTGTTGCATCcgtttgttgataatattcTCTGACTGGGATACTCTCTTTTCTTGCATCGATTAATAAGGTCCTAACGATTCTGTGATTACAAATGTACAAAAGAGAGAGACTTCGTTACAAGctacaaaaagtcaaaagaaaACCCATAAATGTTGTTGCGAAGAAAGTATTTTTATTAACTGCTGGGAAGTTTACCATATGTGCTATTTCATGAGCTACAGTATTGGCCACGATTTCTTTCCTGTTTGGAGTATTTACTTCCGGGTCATATATCATTGCGCCTTCATTGTATAATACCAATCCCCAGTTTTCCATCGCTGCGGCCAAGATCTGCGGAATGGCGACCATGTCTGTTCGAAGAAGTCGGTTCAAAAATCCATTTTAGCAAACTTAATTTGATCATTGACCAGTATGTATGAAATAAGAGATATTTGACCTCCAAGAGTAAAATGCAACTGGAAACACAACTGTTTCTGTTGTTTGCTACAGTGTATGCTTTATCATTAATTCTtcgacaaaataacaaatatgTAACCAATGTGTGTGTTCCGACCATCACTATACAAACTGAGTTGATATCCAGAAGGCGTGTCGGTCTTTAGACTATGCAAGCTGTGCCAGTTATTATTAAATTGAATACTGTTCAGCTCATTCGGAGGTCTGAGGAATCAACATCTTCTCGACCAACATTCAGTGTATGGATTCTCGTCGACCGTGGATGGATGACACTGTGGAAAATGCCATAGCAAAAGAGATCGAACTGGAACCAATGCTCAAATTATGACGCAAAGGGTACCCACCTAGCTTGGATATTGGGTAAGGTATCCCATAATGCTCTTCGAAGAATCTTAGCATTTTCAAACCAATGTGCAGAGAGTCGTTAGCTGCAGCGATGTAATCAGGCTGTGCCCAAACTCGAAACTTTAAATATTAAGAAAAAAGGAAAGATGAAGAATTTATCCGACATAGAACGAGATGCAAATGACGACGGCAATCTCATGCGAAAAACGATAGTAAGCACAACGCAATGCATTTTTCGACACACTATCTTATGTGTGTTTGCCTTTAACGTACTGAGAGTCAAGGGtgacatctctctctctctctctctctctctctctctctctctctctctctctctcttaccgTGAGATCACCGTCAATAAGTTCCAAATACGGAAAGTCAGACACAACGACAGCCACTAGGTAGGTCGACATAACAGGTGACGTTTCAAAGGTTGTTTCTATCCAGTCGTCCTCAAGGTTTGTTTCCTTAATGGCCGGCATATTGGACAGGGCGTGACGTCTATCTCGATGGGCGATGATCATGTCAAAGGTCGCCTTGAAGCTAGGTTCATCAAAACAGGGGAATATTGTGCGTGCAGCTGCCGGTTGACAGTCGGAGGCGACCAAGTCACTGTGTTGAGGACAAGAACCATGGTAATTGTATGCGTAATGCAATAAAAAAGACCAATTATTTTGGGCAAAGATTAAAGACTGTGGTagtcaaaagttgaaacatgctgaCAACCTAGTGGTAAAGAACGGCACCGTATCACTCTCATTTTGGTCCGAGGTGCGGCCCCCTAGCTTACCCAAAAATGCGAGGCGCGCTCAAGTTGGGTCCGTGCGCGGTGGCACCGGACGTCCTAGCATacccaaaatgtgaaaatgtggcACCTGAGCCCTTGGCTTGCCTGTAAAGCTTGCAATTGTAACGGCTCCGTATCACTCTCATTTTGAACCGAGGCGCGGAGGCCCCCTAGCTTACCCAAAGACTTGAAGGCATGGGAGGCACGGCCCCCTAGCCTACCGAAAAATGGGAGGCGCGCCGTATTTGGGACCATGGCGCGTGGCAAAGCCCCATAGCTTACCCCAAAAAGAGTGGTGCGCCTAACTTTGGTCCGTGGCATGTGGCAATAGATCCCCTAGCTTACCCGAAAAAGTGAAAAAGTGGCTTCTGAGCCCCCAGCTTGCCTGGTAAACCTGTAATGTATGGCAACCTTTAGCTTACCCTCCAGAAAGGGAGGCGTGCTCAATTTGGGTTCGTGGTGCGCTGGCACTAGACCCCTTAGCATACACGAAAAAGTGTAAATGTGGCACCTGAGCCCTTGGCTTGCTAGTAAAGCTTGCAATTGTGCTGAACCCTCCCGTCCcctcccctccaaattttggtCCGTGGCGCGGTGGCACCTGACATCCTAGCTTACCCGAAAAAGTTCATGTGTGACACATGAGTCCTTGGCTCGCCTGTAAAGCTTACAATTGTGGTGCAacaccccccaccccaccccggAAAAAAATGGACTGTGGCGCAGTGGCACCTGCGGCACCAGACTCCCTATCTCACTCAAAACTGTTACAAAACGTGGCGCACCCCGACATTTGGGACTCTGGCACTGTGGTAACCAATGCTTGAATTGTCTGCCATTCCCTTTTATGCCATTGCCAAGAGACATAGCAGGAATGTGACACACGTTTTTTGcttcagaagttgaaaaacttTGGAAGGTAGCACACATTGGACACGAGCAAGTCTTCCCGACTTTGCTGCAAATAACAGGGAACAAGTGACATTCTTTGCAGTCAGCATGGACGATAAGAGTCAATTGATAATGTGGTAGGTTTATTTGCTaaattttaattacttttcattttcttcgacctaaaatgaaaatatatgtattttttctttgttgatATGCAGCATCGGCCCGACCTAGCTTCGTCTATCAAACAAGCGGGGAGGGGGTATGTACATTTTCACGATTTCAGCAGTTGTATTAACATATCATCATTCTACAATATTCGATAAAGGAGTTGGTAGTATGAGAactatgaaatttgtttgaaaaagtaCACTAAAGGAAAGATGCCGTACTGTACCGCGCCGTCCAGCATACCACTAGCGCCACTGGCCAGGCAGTGCGTGTTGTCCGTCAACACTtcaaagtaaatatattttccTAATTTGGATAGTGATTTGTCCGCGAGTCAAACGTAAAGTAGACAAATTGATCACCGAATGACAGAAGCACAATTGAAGTAAGGtcagtttaatctgcaaatataagcttaactgcttttctttttaagtaatacacttgttttcaggagtaatttgtaatattacagcATTCAGCCATAGGGCAtctaacgcttttgagaaatttataaAACTATGaacatcaaattatcccaaattagttccaatagtgttcaGAGATGTTTTACACCCGACGATTTTTGCATCTATTCAATCTACATATTCCACAGGGGTTCTGTGTGTTACATAATATATTAACTACAGAAAAATAGAATTGGAGAaaatttgagaaacttttttgcatgtttttttcttaaattgcCCAAGAGATATGATCATTTGTTGGTGTACACTTCTGGAgaagattgaaaattttcacaatgcaAAGACGTTTTTAACAATAACACGGTATCAGGCGTCACTTATATTTCATTGTCCGAGAACATTAGTGAGAAAAGTAGTGTTTGAGTTCACCCGAAAATTATGACCATTTCGATGAAAATATGTCGACTAGATAATAGATAGATTAGCCCAAAAACGGTTCTGTGCATGTTGTTGTCTGGACGCCAAACACTTCGAGGAGCGAACATTACTGGGAATTAAGAAGAGAACATGAAAGTATTTCTTTACACTAAAACATTAACAAACGG encodes:
- the LOC139134645 gene encoding aminopeptidase N-like isoform X4 is translated as MIIAHRDRRHALSNMPAIKETNLEDDWIETTFETSPVMSTYLVAVVVSDFPYLELIDGDLTFRVWAQPDYIAAANDSLHIGLKMLRFFEEHYGIPYPISKLDMVAIPQILAAAMENWGLVLYNEGAMIYDPEVNTPNRKEIVANTVAHEIAHMWFGNLVTMDWWEHFWLNEGLTTFVTYLGVDHVEPDWKYWDFFHVFDMAFAYTADSTSSSARPLIHPVGWNSEITGLFDDITYCKGAAICRHFRSFLDESVIHNGIKDYLQTYQYSNTVSDDLWAILTRADEGFKGTDVKMVMDSFTLMAGHPIVTVNRTDTNTVIVEQTYFLTDPIDYYQDQYPNNGYIWHVPLTYTDSSYPNFLRPKEDWLYKDPLVINLAGLKDQDWVLFNIDKWGFYRVNYDDDNWQKLANQFKTDHTVITDQSRASTIDDAFKAAEPFHTDVINALRLTEYLDKEFENVVWETVLTNLDYTHRMLLRTAEFYLLEVYWSQKVRPLYESLGWDFSLGGHLDYFQRISAIETACTYGTEDCVTQALEQYRHWMSTGVNDIRDEVRSTVYCTAIRHGGLDEWEFAHAQVTNDTFGTTETDRLQSAMGCTDKSWLLQRYLEDENFATSTVISNIRGKSAVGYSLAWDYTMNNFEKLGLSYKTVWDFKDYMNTQYDLDQLNVFGSRNSNMSSDSAKGFYDAVQRVETNMDWMNKNKDSVKQWLLQVMNISATKTATKGATTDVPRPDTPSRQLTDQGPLIVDGKLGANRIPRISEELYQLQSHRKHKG